A window from Salvia miltiorrhiza cultivar Shanhuang (shh) chromosome 2, IMPLAD_Smil_shh, whole genome shotgun sequence encodes these proteins:
- the LOC131011187 gene encoding uncharacterized protein LOC131011187 translates to MSKSSAAATVVRPQDYADSPAHYAVATGDHATLTKLIAPLPKLSDPIRIHTESESLAEERLAERISAALDRRDNRLRETPLHLAVRLNDGAAVRALAAAGADISLQNAAGWNPLQEALLRRCPAIVPVLVQYHHLATWSKWRRRLPRLAAALRRMRDFYMEISFHFESSVVPFVGKIAPSDTYRIWKRGGNLRADTSLAGYDGLKIQRANQSILFLNDEGICNGDVVSPQLGSLLILNHDEKKISNAFENAGNPLSDAEISDFCNQTSVYRPGMDVTRAELIGRTNWRRQEKTENVGEWKARVYEMHNVHLTFRSRKITAAAAENRGDPLSPTCILPLEIDEASDDGFIVAENPRFSVSGDYQRRRHSSFAGEDREFVSVSRKSVDIFPAGSRRRAPPPCTAERLVAPPRTKEKEFAKSLRPTVWLTEQFPLKTEEVLPLLDILSNKIKTVRRMRELLTTTFPPGTFPVKVAIPVIPTVRVVITFTKFVDLEPIEHFYTPLSSPTQLAGSEDETTSGGKGVPPPSCRRQLADDPFVIPGGYGWSRSDDKCRKMKRSKSMTRR, encoded by the exons ATGTCCAAATCTTCGGCGGCGGCCACCGTCGTGCGGCCACAAGACTACGCCGACAGCCCCGCCCACTACGCGGTGGCGACAGGCGATCACGCCACCCTCACCAAGCTCATAGCCCCCTTGCCCAAACTATCCGACCCCATCCGCATCCACACCGAGTCCGAATCCCTAGCCGAGGAGCGCCTCGCCGAGCGAATCTCCGCCGCTCTCGACCGTCGCGACAACCGCCTCAGGGAGACCCCGCTCCACCTCGCCGTCCGCCTCAACGACGGCGCGGCGGTCCGCGCGCTCGCCGCCGCCGGGGCCGACATATCCCTCCAGAACGCTGCCGGATGGAACCCCCTCCAGGAGGCGCTCCTCCGCCGCTGCCCGGCGATCGTCCCCGTCCTCGTCCAGTACCACCACCTCGCCACCTGGTCGAagtggcggcgccgcctcccccGCCTCGCCGCGGCGCTCCGCCGCATGCGCGACTTCTACATGGAGATCTCCTTCCACTTCGAGAGCTCCGTCGTGCCGTTCGTCGGGAAGATCGCACCCTCCGACACCTACAGGATCTGGAAGCGCGGCGGGAACCTACGCGCCGATACCTCCCTCGCCGGCTACGATGGCCTCAAAATCCAACGCGCCAACCAGAGCATCCTCTTCCTCAACGATGAAGGCATTTGCAACGGCGACGTCGTTTCGCCCCAATTAGGCTCCCTCCTCATCCTCAACCACGACGAGAAGAAGATCTCCAACGCGTTCGAGAACGCCGGAAATCCACTCTCCGACGCTGAAATCTCCGATTTCTGCAATCAAACCAGCGTTTACCGACCCGGAATGGATGTGACGAGAGCCGAATTGATCGGCCGCACGAACTGGCGGCGACAGGAGAAAACCGAGAACGTCGGAGAATGGAAAGCTAGGGTTTACGAAATGCACAACGTGCACCTGACATTCCGATCGCGCAAAATCACCGCCGCGGCAGCGGAAAACAGAGGAGATCCGCTCTCGCCGACTTGCATCTTGCCGCTGGAGATCGACGAGGCGTCCGACGACGGTTTCATCGTGGCGGAGAATCCGAGGTTCAGCGTCTCCGGCGATTACCAGCGGCGGCGCCACAGTAGTTTTGCCGGGGAGGATAGGGAATTCGTGTCGGTGTCTCGGAAAAGTGTGGATATATTCCCTGCTGGTTCGAGGAGGAGAGCGCCGCCGCCGTGCACGGCCGAGAGGCTGGTGGCGCCGCCGAGGACGAAGGAGAAGGAGTTTGCAAAGAGCTTGCGGCCGACGGTGTGGCTAACGGAGCAGTTCCCGTTGAAGACGGAGGAGGTGCTGCCGTTACTCGATATCCTGTCGAATAAGATTAAGACCGTTAGAAGAATGAGAGAGCTGCTAACGACGACGTTTCCGCCGGGGACGTTTCCGGTCAAG GTTGCGATACCCGTGATTCCGACGGTGAGAGTGGTGATAACATTCACAAAATTCGTGGATTTAGAGCCAATTGAGCATTTCTACACTCCGCTGTCTAGTCCGACGCAGCTTGCCGGCAGTGAAGATGAGACTACTAGTGGCGGTAAAGGCGTACCGCCGCCGTCGTGCCGCCGCCAGTTGGCGGATGATCCGTTTGTGATTCCGGGTGGGTACGGTTGGAGTAGGTCGGACGACAAGTGTAGGAAAATGAAGAGGTCTAAATCTATGACGAGAAGATGA